A stretch of the Sphingobacterium thalpophilum genome encodes the following:
- a CDS encoding ParB/RepB/Spo0J family partition protein, whose protein sequence is MAAHQRKTGLGKGLGALLNDSVDIPAKSNQQVEEAPLVTSSPINKTKETGSISHVRVEEISVNPFQPRTEFDPVALQELSESIQLQGLIQPITVRKISDGNYQLISGERRLRASRLAGLTEIPAYIRTANDQQMLEMALIENIQRENLNAIEVALSFQRMIEECNLKQEELGERVSKNRSTVTNYLRLLKLPPVIQAAIRDGALTMGHARALINIPEVDKQLYIFKLIIDQGLSVRKAEELVRELQKGGKKKTGKEKPAMSFQLQKIEDDLASKFSSRVKLNLKSAKGKGAIEIPFESEDDLSRILELLDW, encoded by the coding sequence ATGGCAGCACATCAGCGTAAAACAGGTCTGGGAAAAGGTTTAGGTGCTCTATTAAATGATAGCGTAGATATTCCGGCTAAAAGTAATCAACAGGTTGAGGAAGCGCCGCTTGTGACCTCTTCTCCCATAAACAAAACGAAAGAAACGGGCAGTATTAGTCATGTCCGTGTGGAAGAAATATCGGTGAATCCCTTTCAGCCCCGTACAGAATTTGATCCAGTAGCGCTGCAGGAGCTATCGGAATCCATTCAGCTGCAGGGCTTGATCCAGCCGATCACCGTCCGGAAAATTTCAGATGGAAACTACCAGTTGATTTCGGGTGAGCGACGTCTACGTGCGTCGAGACTGGCTGGTCTTACGGAAATTCCAGCTTATATCCGTACCGCCAATGATCAGCAGATGCTGGAGATGGCGTTGATTGAAAATATCCAGCGTGAAAACCTGAATGCGATAGAGGTCGCTTTGAGTTTTCAGCGTATGATCGAGGAATGTAATCTGAAGCAGGAGGAGCTCGGAGAGCGTGTCAGCAAAAATCGCTCGACAGTAACAAACTATCTGCGTCTGCTCAAGCTACCACCGGTGATTCAGGCTGCAATACGCGACGGGGCCCTAACCATGGGACATGCCCGTGCGCTGATCAATATACCAGAGGTTGATAAACAGCTTTATATATTCAAACTGATCATCGATCAGGGATTGTCGGTTAGGAAAGCAGAAGAGCTTGTCCGTGAACTCCAGAAAGGTGGAAAGAAAAAGACAGGGAAAGAGAAGCCGGCAATGTCTTTTCAACTCCAAAAGATTGAAGATGACCTGGCCTCTAAATTTTCTTCACGTGTCAAGCTCAATCTGAAAAGCGCGAAAGGTAAAGGTGCCATCGAGATTCCTTTTGAGTCCGAAGATGATTTAAGCCGTATCCTTGAACTGTTAGATTGGTAG
- a CDS encoding DUF5683 domain-containing protein, with product MAKLVSLFLALFAVLLVNGQTVDSISKKQVTTVKSDSLKAKSLQDTVKKESRKERKRREKEEAKAKEKTVFKDSTRLAIEAKNRQAWKRSLILPGWGQYTNGGVWWIKVPAIYGGLLSTVLVFDFNNRYYKELLGVLQARADGRAVEDPYYNGVPDQSIIRAKDNARRNRDLMVLLTLGVYGLNVAEAYIDSMLKYRWNIGEDKPKKTALSIGPTLMDAGLASGTYSFKPTVGLKLSMKFN from the coding sequence ATGGCCAAGTTAGTAAGTTTGTTCCTGGCCTTATTTGCCGTTTTGCTTGTCAACGGCCAGACTGTGGATTCAATCTCCAAGAAGCAGGTGACAACCGTTAAATCAGACAGTTTAAAGGCGAAATCCCTACAGGACACGGTGAAAAAGGAATCCCGAAAGGAGCGAAAGCGAAGAGAAAAAGAAGAGGCAAAAGCAAAGGAAAAGACGGTCTTCAAAGATTCTACACGTTTGGCAATCGAAGCTAAAAACCGGCAGGCATGGAAGCGCTCGCTCATCCTACCGGGATGGGGGCAATATACCAACGGCGGAGTCTGGTGGATCAAAGTACCGGCGATTTACGGCGGGCTATTGTCTACCGTGCTTGTTTTTGACTTCAATAACCGCTATTACAAGGAACTGCTGGGGGTACTGCAGGCCAGGGCGGATGGCCGGGCAGTGGAAGACCCGTATTATAACGGTGTTCCGGACCAGTCCATCATTCGGGCCAAAGATAATGCACGGCGCAACCGGGACCTGATGGTGCTACTGACGCTGGGGGTATATGGCCTGAATGTCGCCGAAGCATATATTGACTCCATGTTAAAATACCGTTGGAATATCGGCGAAGATAAACCCAAAAAAACAGCCCTTTCGATCGGTCCTACCTTGATGGATGCTGGGCTTGCGTCCGGCACGTATAGCTTTAAACCCACAGTAGGATTGAAATTATCCATGAAATTCAATTAA
- the dapB gene encoding 4-hydroxy-tetrahydrodipicolinate reductase, whose protein sequence is MNIVLLGYGKMGQIIERYALKRGHQIFLIVDENNRPGLTIDDIKGADVAIDFSIPAAALDNMDLCLEAGVPIVVGTTGWYDQLEQVKNKCAEKNGTILYGSNFSIGVNVFFHVNRILAKALQPYKQYDVQVEEIHHIHKLDAPSGTAITIAEGILDNSDVKSKWVNTVVGEQDEIIPKPDELLIESHRIEEVPGTHTVLYSSEVDQIEFKHTAHSRDGFALGAVVAAEWLNGKKGFYQVTEIFDFNK, encoded by the coding sequence ATGAACATCGTTCTCTTGGGATATGGCAAAATGGGGCAGATTATCGAAAGATATGCACTTAAAAGAGGCCACCAGATTTTTTTAATTGTGGATGAAAATAATCGTCCCGGTCTGACAATTGATGATATCAAAGGAGCCGATGTCGCGATAGACTTTAGCATTCCGGCAGCTGCTCTGGATAATATGGATCTTTGTCTGGAAGCCGGCGTGCCTATTGTTGTGGGGACGACAGGCTGGTACGATCAGCTGGAACAGGTCAAGAACAAATGCGCAGAAAAAAATGGAACAATATTATATGGTTCGAATTTCTCGATCGGCGTGAATGTGTTTTTCCATGTCAATAGGATATTAGCCAAAGCTTTGCAACCTTACAAGCAATACGATGTTCAGGTAGAAGAAATTCATCATATCCATAAGCTGGACGCTCCGAGTGGGACGGCCATCACAATTGCTGAGGGAATCCTTGACAACAGTGACGTGAAAAGCAAATGGGTAAATACTGTTGTCGGTGAACAGGACGAAATTATTCCAAAACCGGACGAGCTGCTCATCGAAAGCCACCGTATCGAAGAGGTGCCGGGGACGCATACTGTACTCTACAGTTCTGAGGTGGATCAGATCGAATTCAAACATACCGCACATAGCCGTGACGGCTTTGCGCTGGGAGCTGTGGTGGCTGCCGAATGGCTAAATGGCAAGAAGGGTTTCTATCAAGTAACGGAAATTTTTGATTTTAATAAATAG
- the lepB gene encoding signal peptidase I: MWLIIFAVLTAISGYGLWQLFVKAGRKGWEAIVPFYSQYIQAKLTNRPTWWVILLLVPIVNVFIFYNLYLDFIHCFGKRRFWENAAAVLVPFIVLPMWAKDNNVRFLNGLYAKNLKAAAQEGVELTEEKRDEIEQESYKEYKIKYPYKKSMVREWADAIVFATVAASLIRGFLIEAYMIPTGSMERTLLIGDFLFVSKLNYGPRVPNTPIAFPFAHHTMPVTGGKAYSELIELPYKRLPGFQKIKRNDVVVFNFPAGDTVALENQNASYYDLVRAYGWQTVNAQFTIQARPIDKRENYIKRCVGLPGDKIFMKDAKLFVNDQPGFDPPESQLDYIVLTDGSPLNMDRLRELRIEGGASDQQPGVYQLFMTKDELELVKSWSNVKEIRRNTAGEGAYPYDPQYKWDFDNFGPILIPKKGWTVALNAQTLPIYERAIRVYENNKLEKRADGIYVNDVKADHYTFKMDYFWMMGDNRHNSLDSRGWGFVPEDHIVGKALFTWMSWDDIGTGLSKIRWNRIFKGIH, translated from the coding sequence ATGTGGTTAATTATCTTTGCGGTTTTAACGGCAATATCAGGTTATGGACTCTGGCAATTGTTTGTTAAGGCTGGCAGAAAAGGCTGGGAAGCAATCGTACCTTTTTATAGTCAATATATACAGGCCAAATTGACAAATAGACCGACATGGTGGGTGATCTTATTGCTGGTTCCCATTGTGAATGTGTTTATTTTCTATAATCTTTACCTAGACTTCATCCACTGTTTCGGCAAACGCCGGTTTTGGGAAAACGCGGCAGCGGTCCTTGTTCCGTTTATCGTGCTGCCAATGTGGGCAAAGGATAATAATGTGCGTTTTTTGAATGGCTTATATGCTAAAAACTTAAAAGCTGCTGCCCAGGAGGGCGTGGAACTGACGGAAGAGAAACGGGATGAAATTGAACAGGAATCCTATAAGGAATACAAAATTAAATATCCATATAAGAAATCGATGGTGCGGGAATGGGCGGATGCAATCGTATTTGCCACAGTTGCTGCCTCACTGATCCGGGGGTTTTTGATCGAAGCTTATATGATCCCGACGGGATCTATGGAACGCACTTTATTAATCGGTGATTTCCTGTTCGTTAGTAAGTTAAATTATGGCCCTCGCGTACCCAATACGCCCATAGCCTTTCCGTTTGCACACCACACCATGCCGGTGACAGGGGGGAAAGCTTATTCTGAGCTGATTGAATTGCCTTACAAGCGTTTACCCGGGTTTCAGAAAATTAAACGCAATGATGTTGTCGTTTTTAACTTTCCAGCAGGCGACACTGTCGCTCTGGAAAACCAGAATGCCAGCTATTATGATCTGGTAAGAGCTTACGGATGGCAAACGGTCAATGCACAGTTTACTATCCAAGCTAGACCCATCGATAAGCGGGAGAATTATATTAAGCGTTGTGTAGGCTTGCCGGGAGATAAGATCTTTATGAAGGATGCCAAACTGTTTGTGAATGACCAGCCCGGCTTCGATCCACCTGAAAGTCAGCTGGACTACATTGTGCTGACAGATGGCAGTCCATTGAATATGGACCGTCTGCGCGAGCTGCGTATTGAAGGTGGAGCCTCCGATCAGCAGCCCGGCGTCTACCAGCTGTTTATGACCAAAGACGAACTGGAGCTGGTAAAGTCCTGGTCGAATGTAAAAGAAATCAGAAGGAATACTGCTGGAGAAGGGGCTTATCCATATGATCCTCAATATAAATGGGATTTTGACAATTTTGGTCCGATTCTAATTCCGAAAAAGGGATGGACAGTGGCCCTCAATGCGCAGACGCTGCCAATTTACGAGCGCGCAATCCGTGTTTACGAAAACAATAAGCTGGAAAAGCGCGCGGATGGTATCTACGTCAATGATGTCAAAGCCGATCACTATACCTTCAAAATGGACTACTTCTGGATGATGGGGGACAACCGTCACAACTCGCTGGATTCCAGAGGCTGGGGTTTTGTTCCTGAAGACCATATTGTCGGTAAGGCACTTTTCACCTGGATGAGCTGGGATGATATCGGTACAGGATTATCCAAAATCCGCTGGAACCGTATTTTTAAAGGAATTCATTAA
- a CDS encoding pyridoxine 5'-phosphate synthase gives MTRLSVNINKIATLRNSRGGNNPNLLAAALACERFGAQGITVHPRPDERHIRYQDVFDLKAEIQTELNIEGNCQEQKFVDLVLANKPAQVTLVPDTLGQLTSNHGWDTIKHKDYLSDMCKLFKDAGIRVSIFVDPVEEMVEAAAATGTDRVELYTEGYASEYGFDKEAAIKPYFKAALKAREVGLGLNAGHDLDLNNLQYFNQHIPELLEVSIGHALISDALYLGLEETIKRYLACLK, from the coding sequence ATGACCAGACTTTCCGTAAATATCAATAAAATCGCAACGCTCAGAAATTCAAGGGGGGGCAACAACCCGAATCTGCTTGCTGCAGCTCTGGCCTGCGAACGTTTTGGTGCCCAGGGTATCACCGTACACCCCAGACCTGACGAGAGACATATTCGCTATCAGGATGTATTTGACCTAAAGGCCGAGATCCAGACCGAGCTGAATATCGAAGGGAACTGCCAGGAACAGAAGTTTGTTGATCTTGTACTGGCCAACAAGCCCGCTCAGGTGACACTCGTTCCCGATACTCTGGGACAGCTGACCTCCAATCATGGCTGGGATACGATTAAGCACAAAGACTATCTAAGCGATATGTGCAAATTGTTTAAGGACGCAGGTATACGGGTGTCCATCTTTGTTGATCCTGTGGAAGAAATGGTGGAGGCTGCAGCCGCAACAGGTACCGACCGGGTCGAACTATATACAGAGGGTTACGCCAGTGAATATGGTTTTGACAAGGAAGCGGCAATCAAACCTTATTTTAAAGCAGCATTAAAGGCCCGCGAAGTTGGCCTGGGCCTCAATGCGGGGCATGACCTTGACCTCAATAATCTACAGTATTTTAATCAGCATATCCCCGAGCTACTGGAAGTGAGCATCGGGCATGCACTGATTTCAGATGCCCTGTATTTGGGATTGGAAGAAACCATCAAGCGCTATCTGGCCTGTTTGAAGTAA
- the cdaA gene encoding diadenylate cyclase CdaA, which yields MDGIDYSLFSGFRLLDVIDIILVAIIIYYIYSLIRGTIAVNILIGVALFYGVYIVVKQMHMRLLTEIFGGFISVGSIALIVVFQQEIRRFLLHVGKNISMKRKKVFWSFLGNKKAIQKDLTEDLRPVIEACRSMSRTRTGALLVFSKYFDEEYYQSSGEYIDAQISKRLIESIFHKNSPLHDGAVVIVDFKIMTASCVLPLSDSEDLPLQFGLRHRAAIGVTEISDAVAVIVSEETGEISFAKDGNVNMNVSPEELEQLLKDEL from the coding sequence ATGGATGGAATCGATTACAGCTTGTTTAGTGGCTTTCGCTTATTGGACGTTATTGATATCATATTAGTAGCGATCATTATCTACTATATCTATAGTTTGATCCGGGGCACGATTGCTGTGAATATCCTGATTGGGGTCGCCCTGTTTTACGGCGTCTATATTGTCGTGAAACAAATGCATATGCGTTTGCTGACCGAGATATTCGGCGGATTTATTTCTGTCGGATCTATTGCACTAATTGTTGTCTTCCAGCAGGAAATCAGACGGTTTTTACTCCATGTCGGCAAAAATATTTCCATGAAACGAAAGAAGGTTTTTTGGTCTTTTTTGGGCAATAAGAAAGCCATTCAAAAAGATTTAACGGAAGATCTTCGGCCTGTCATCGAGGCTTGCAGAAGCATGTCACGAACCCGGACCGGAGCACTGCTGGTTTTCTCCAAATACTTTGATGAGGAATATTACCAGAGTAGTGGTGAATATATCGATGCACAGATCTCAAAGCGCCTGATTGAGAGTATTTTTCATAAAAATAGTCCACTGCATGATGGGGCGGTGGTCATCGTGGATTTTAAGATCATGACAGCTTCCTGCGTGTTGCCGTTGTCGGATAGCGAAGACCTGCCCTTGCAGTTTGGATTGCGGCACCGTGCGGCAATAGGTGTTACGGAAATCTCGGATGCTGTTGCGGTGATTGTCTCTGAAGAAACCGGGGAGATCTCATTTGCAAAGGATGGCAACGTGAATATGAACGTGTCGCCCGAAGAATTGGAACAATTGCTAAAAGACGAATTATAA
- a CDS encoding DUF2911 domain-containing protein encodes MKKSFFTIATAAVLLLTANAASAQLKLPAASSAQTVTQGLGIENVTLSYSRPSMNGRKIFGELVPYNEVWRTGANTNTTLTFEGDVSLNGHKLAAGTYALFTIPNKSEWTVIISKNTKQWGAYTYNQAEDALRFNVKPQTLNTAVETFTISFDNVTPTSAVLSLAWEKTAIKVDLKVEQQAKILASIDEAMKGEKKPYFAAAQYYFNNNLDLNKALVWFDEAAKAQPKAAHVLYWKAKAQLKAGDKKGAIETATKGVEVATEGKNSEYIKLNTQVLNAAKK; translated from the coding sequence ATGAAAAAAAGTTTTTTTACCATTGCTACAGCTGCCGTTCTGCTGCTCACCGCAAACGCAGCCTCTGCGCAGCTGAAGCTACCTGCTGCTAGCAGCGCCCAGACAGTCACACAGGGACTGGGAATCGAAAATGTGACCCTCAGCTATAGCAGGCCGAGCATGAATGGCCGTAAAATTTTTGGCGAGCTTGTCCCATATAACGAGGTATGGCGCACGGGTGCTAATACCAATACTACACTGACATTTGAAGGGGATGTCAGCTTAAACGGCCATAAACTCGCAGCAGGTACCTACGCCTTGTTTACCATTCCCAATAAATCAGAATGGACAGTGATCATCAGCAAAAACACCAAACAATGGGGAGCTTATACCTATAATCAGGCTGAAGATGCCCTTCGTTTTAACGTTAAACCACAAACGCTGAATACAGCTGTGGAGACATTCACGATCTCCTTTGACAATGTAACACCCACCAGTGCCGTACTCAGCCTTGCCTGGGAAAAAACAGCCATAAAAGTCGATCTGAAAGTGGAGCAGCAGGCGAAGATTCTGGCGTCCATCGACGAGGCCATGAAGGGCGAGAAAAAACCGTATTTTGCCGCCGCTCAATACTATTTCAATAACAACCTCGATCTGAATAAAGCACTAGTTTGGTTTGACGAAGCTGCTAAAGCACAGCCGAAAGCTGCTCACGTGCTGTACTGGAAAGCAAAAGCGCAATTGAAAGCAGGCGATAAAAAAGGCGCAATCGAAACCGCCACCAAAGGGGTAGAAGTAGCGACCGAGGGTAAAAATAGCGAATACATCAAGCTAAATACTCAAGTCCTTAATGCAGCAAAAAAATAG
- a CDS encoding sugar MFS transporter: protein MTTNPNSGRTAIVPMLICCALFFILGYITWANGALIPFVRLAFNLETDTQAFLILFASYIAYFFLALPSSWILSKIGFKNGLVASLVLIIIGALIILPAASNLSYQLFLIAIFVQASGMALLQTAINPYLSIIGPIESAAQRISIVGIFNKTAGMIVPVVLGSILLKDYDTISSKIKELKVGAEHDALLAELSERLHGPYIGVAVGVAILAIIVFAVKMPDVDVNKEEEESDEAAVAGTRKTSIFQFPHLFLGFLAIFFCVAVEVMAGDIIGTYGRLLSLPPFFVKYGTTFTLVCMLVGYFIGIITIPRFVSQQTALRICTLVGIAFTAISAFSTGLTSYIFVALLGVANALMWPAIFPLGIKGLGRFTKVGSGVMIMGIAGGAIWPLIYGYLKDTLHVDFQHAFLFAMVPAYLYILFFAVKGHQVGKNG from the coding sequence ATGACCACTAATCCTAATTCGGGTAGAACAGCAATAGTCCCTATGCTCATTTGCTGTGCACTATTTTTTATTTTGGGCTACATTACATGGGCCAACGGAGCGTTGATTCCTTTCGTACGGCTGGCATTTAATCTGGAAACAGATACCCAGGCCTTTCTGATTCTTTTTGCTTCTTATATTGCCTATTTTTTTCTAGCCTTACCCAGTTCATGGATTTTGAGCAAAATTGGATTTAAAAACGGGCTTGTCGCCAGTTTGGTCCTAATTATCATCGGTGCCCTTATCATCCTTCCGGCAGCGTCAAACTTAAGCTACCAGCTTTTCCTGATTGCTATATTCGTCCAAGCCTCAGGTATGGCTTTATTACAGACAGCTATTAATCCCTATTTAAGTATCATTGGCCCGATAGAAAGTGCTGCCCAGCGGATTTCCATTGTGGGCATCTTTAACAAAACGGCGGGCATGATCGTTCCCGTGGTCCTGGGCAGTATCTTGTTAAAGGATTACGACACGATATCCAGCAAAATCAAAGAACTTAAGGTTGGTGCCGAACACGATGCGTTATTAGCAGAACTATCCGAACGGCTACACGGTCCATATATCGGCGTTGCAGTAGGTGTAGCGATTCTGGCCATCATCGTATTTGCTGTCAAAATGCCTGATGTGGATGTCAACAAGGAAGAAGAAGAGTCTGATGAAGCAGCTGTTGCAGGCACCAGGAAGACAAGCATCTTCCAATTTCCACACCTCTTTCTCGGATTTCTTGCTATTTTCTTTTGCGTGGCCGTGGAGGTCATGGCAGGCGATATTATCGGCACCTACGGCCGGTTGCTTTCCTTACCGCCGTTTTTTGTGAAATACGGAACAACATTTACCCTTGTCTGCATGCTCGTCGGTTATTTTATCGGGATTATTACGATCCCACGCTTTGTCTCCCAGCAGACGGCGCTGCGCATCTGTACATTGGTCGGAATTGCATTCACAGCAATTTCAGCTTTCTCCACAGGCTTGACTTCCTACATTTTTGTCGCGCTTCTGGGTGTGGCAAACGCCCTGATGTGGCCTGCGATCTTCCCGCTCGGTATCAAGGGACTGGGCCGTTTTACGAAAGTGGGTTCGGGTGTCATGATTATGGGTATCGCCGGTGGAGCGATCTGGCCCTTGATCTATGGATACCTTAAAGATACCCTACATGTAGATTTTCAGCATGCCTTCCTCTTTGCTATGGTGCCAGCTTATTTATATATTTTATTCTTTGCTGTTAAAGGTCATCAAGTCGGAAAAAACGGATAA
- a CDS encoding hotdog fold thioesterase encodes MSKIWFQHYNIDEINVFFNKYLSGLLEIQATQIDDNSITATMPVTDKVKQPHGILHGGASVVLAESLGSIASNLVVDPEKYRGVGLEVNANHLRPVSSGVITAICSPIHIGRSTHVWEIKMYDRFNKLNCISRLTVAIVPK; translated from the coding sequence ATGTCAAAAATCTGGTTTCAGCACTACAACATTGACGAAATAAACGTTTTTTTTAACAAGTACCTGTCAGGCTTGCTGGAAATTCAGGCGACCCAGATTGACGACAACAGCATTACCGCCACCATGCCAGTGACCGACAAGGTGAAACAGCCCCATGGAATACTGCATGGCGGTGCCTCCGTTGTCCTCGCCGAGTCTTTGGGCAGTATTGCCTCCAACTTGGTGGTAGACCCCGAAAAATATCGAGGCGTGGGCCTGGAAGTGAATGCCAACCATCTGAGGCCGGTCAGTAGCGGCGTAATCACCGCCATATGCAGCCCGATCCATATCGGCCGCTCAACGCATGTCTGGGAAATCAAAATGTACGACCGCTTCAATAAGCTGAATTGTATCTCACGACTTACAGTGGCCATTGTACCAAAATAA
- a CDS encoding DinB family protein, producing MKPLKSDEYPAVYAPYIETVVDDNVLDALEEQILSFPAFLDSIPEERGNFKYAEDKWTIKEVVGHVIDNERIMAYRALRFSRNDLKELTGYDQDYLIQYSRYNERTLESLSKEFTYLRKANMMLFNSFNEAELERKGMASERLVSVKALLYVIAGHLNHHRIIIQERYLNSDDVKNLVSALQH from the coding sequence ATGAAGCCACTCAAATCTGACGAATATCCAGCAGTCTACGCGCCGTACATAGAGACTGTAGTCGATGACAACGTATTGGATGCATTGGAAGAACAGATACTTTCCTTTCCTGCATTTTTAGACTCCATTCCAGAGGAAAGAGGTAACTTCAAATACGCGGAAGACAAATGGACTATCAAAGAAGTCGTCGGCCATGTGATCGACAACGAACGCATCATGGCCTACCGTGCCTTACGTTTTTCACGCAACGACCTGAAAGAGCTGACAGGCTATGACCAGGATTATCTAATACAGTATTCCCGCTACAACGAGCGGACGTTAGAAAGCCTGAGCAAAGAATTCACCTATCTACGTAAAGCCAATATGATGCTATTCAACAGCTTTAATGAGGCGGAACTGGAGCGCAAAGGCATGGCCTCCGAACGTCTGGTCAGCGTCAAAGCACTATTGTATGTGATTGCAGGTCACCTCAACCACCATCGTATTATCATTCAGGAACGCTACTTAAACTCTGACGATGTCAAAAATCTGGTTTCAGCACTACAACATTGA
- a CDS encoding sensor histidine kinase, translating to MKPYQISQQRWKFILLIFAAVIAVASLVYTNYLVRNLAHAERSKAQVWAMSTKNIMTMPDVDDEFITFIYAVRDSLNLPAIITDDKEEIIFWRNLDSTKTNIKPMHNDSVTKHLDYDPEYFQKQLAFMKKSHAPITLELENGQKWHVYYKDSWFLQQLRVFPYVQLSLIALFLIIAYTVFNSIRKSEQNLVWVGLTKEAAHQLGTPISSLMGWLELIRIKFDAEEDDTLNEMENDIKRLEIVADRFSKIGSTPVLTNHNLYEVIENYVDYFRVRTSNKITFELTGDKHVEAKLNVPLFDWIIENLLKNGVNAIGTEGKITVNISENIAKEEIFIDISDTGKGIPRSDFDSIFQPGFTTRKRGWGLGLSLTKRMVRYHQGQIFVKESEIGKGTTFRIILKSNLKYEATQI from the coding sequence ATGAAACCTTATCAGATAAGCCAACAACGCTGGAAGTTTATCCTGCTGATATTTGCAGCAGTTATCGCCGTTGCTTCATTGGTCTATACCAATTATCTCGTTCGCAATCTCGCCCATGCCGAACGTTCCAAAGCACAGGTCTGGGCCATGAGTACGAAAAACATCATGACCATGCCCGATGTCGATGATGAGTTTATCACGTTTATCTATGCAGTTCGCGACAGTCTGAACTTACCTGCAATTATCACTGATGACAAGGAAGAAATTATTTTTTGGAGAAACCTGGACTCCACAAAGACGAATATCAAGCCGATGCACAATGATTCTGTTACAAAACACCTGGACTACGACCCCGAATATTTTCAGAAGCAGCTTGCCTTCATGAAGAAAAGCCATGCGCCCATCACACTGGAGTTGGAGAATGGACAAAAGTGGCATGTATATTATAAAGATTCCTGGTTTTTGCAGCAGCTGCGCGTATTCCCTTATGTCCAATTATCGCTTATCGCACTGTTCTTAATTATTGCTTATACCGTGTTCAACTCGATCCGTAAATCTGAGCAGAACCTGGTCTGGGTGGGTTTGACAAAAGAAGCCGCGCACCAGCTGGGCACTCCTATATCGTCGCTTATGGGATGGTTAGAGCTCATTCGTATCAAATTTGACGCGGAGGAAGACGATACCCTTAATGAGATGGAAAACGATATCAAGAGGCTCGAAATCGTGGCCGACCGCTTCTCCAAGATCGGATCGACACCCGTATTGACCAACCACAATCTGTATGAGGTCATCGAAAATTATGTGGATTATTTCAGGGTACGCACAAGCAATAAAATCACGTTTGAGTTAACCGGAGATAAACATGTCGAGGCAAAACTCAATGTCCCATTGTTCGACTGGATCATCGAAAATTTATTGAAAAACGGAGTAAATGCCATTGGCACAGAAGGAAAGATAACTGTTAATATTTCAGAAAATATTGCGAAAGAAGAAATTTTTATAGACATTAGTGATACGGGTAAAGGAATTCCGCGCTCAGATTTTGACTCGATATTCCAGCCCGGATTTACAACGCGAAAGAGAGGCTGGGGACTGGGCCTTAGCTTGACCAAACGGATGGTCCGGTATCATCAGGGTCAAATCTTTGTGAAAGAATCTGAAATAGGTAAAGGAACAACATTTCGAATAATCTTAAAAAGTAACTTAAAATATGAAGCCACTCAAATCTGA